One Leptospira johnsonii genomic region harbors:
- a CDS encoding PP2C family protein-serine/threonine phosphatase yields MQLKDNVIINSKVGQGFEKYLQGIVREWMQVLTLLCIVLIPFFLLLDYYTQPPELHLRFAIYRGATTFLVIIEYLLIRFTRPNSYYPLHGYIISAMISLMIVLMTVDLGGFNSSYYAGLMLVLMAVNILLSWRPIHSVVNGLVVLALYLGFNAFENLPFDPRILVNNLFFLGSTIIITAAISWVRFKLVRSEYLLRDELVCANINLDESRGDVLRARDALWGEMQLAKMIQTALLPQANHIGQYEVAALMVPTDSVGGDYYDIIDAPNGKKWVGIGDVSGHGIESGLIMMMAQTAIQAIVQQDAILCPSKILHEANRVIKENIARLGTDRYMTMVLFQLEEDYLLAAGKHMDVMVYRAKEKKVEVIPTNGSWLGIVDDLGSVLKDNRIPMSTGDIVLLYTDGITEARSQTEDLFGEERLIRLLESNARLPLRQLGTEIFSAVAEFEKDQSDDMTLLLLKKS; encoded by the coding sequence ATGCAACTTAAGGATAATGTAATAATCAATTCGAAAGTCGGACAGGGTTTCGAAAAATACCTTCAAGGAATCGTAAGAGAATGGATGCAGGTTCTTACTTTGTTGTGCATCGTTCTGATACCGTTCTTTTTACTTTTGGATTATTATACCCAGCCTCCTGAGTTACATTTGCGTTTTGCGATCTACAGAGGTGCTACCACATTCCTAGTCATAATAGAATATCTGTTGATACGATTTACTCGTCCTAATAGCTACTATCCTCTACATGGTTACATCATTTCTGCGATGATCAGTTTAATGATCGTGCTGATGACCGTTGACTTAGGCGGATTCAATTCGAGTTATTATGCGGGCTTGATGCTTGTGTTGATGGCAGTGAACATTCTACTTTCTTGGAGACCTATACATTCCGTAGTTAACGGGTTAGTTGTGCTTGCTCTCTATCTTGGATTTAATGCTTTTGAGAATCTTCCTTTCGATCCTAGGATCCTAGTGAATAATCTTTTTTTCCTTGGATCCACCATCATCATCACTGCTGCCATATCCTGGGTAAGATTCAAGTTGGTCAGATCCGAATATCTTTTGAGAGATGAATTGGTCTGTGCGAATATCAATTTGGACGAATCTCGAGGGGATGTACTTCGTGCTCGAGACGCTCTTTGGGGAGAAATGCAACTAGCAAAGATGATCCAAACTGCACTTCTTCCTCAAGCGAATCATATCGGACAATACGAAGTGGCGGCACTCATGGTCCCCACCGATTCGGTCGGAGGCGATTACTACGATATTATAGATGCCCCTAATGGGAAAAAATGGGTAGGAATTGGCGACGTATCCGGTCACGGGATAGAATCAGGACTGATCATGATGATGGCCCAGACCGCCATTCAGGCGATCGTCCAACAGGATGCGATACTTTGTCCTTCTAAAATATTGCATGAGGCGAATCGAGTCATAAAGGAGAATATCGCACGTTTAGGAACGGATCGTTATATGACGATGGTTCTATTTCAATTGGAAGAGGATTATCTTTTAGCCGCCGGAAAACATATGGATGTTATGGTTTATCGTGCTAAAGAGAAAAAGGTGGAAGTAATTCCGACTAACGGATCTTGGCTGGGAATAGTGGATGATCTGGGTTCCGTTTTGAAGGACAATCGTATACCGATGTCGACGGGAGATATCGTTCTATTATATACTGATGGGATTACGGAAGCCCGGAGTCAGACAGAGGATCTATTCGGAGAAGAAAGATTGATTAGACTGTTAGAATCGAATGCACGTTTACCTCTTAGACAACTGGGCACTGAGATTTTTTCTGCAGTGGCGGAATTTGAAAAAGATCAGAGTGACGACATGACCTTATTGCTGTTGAAAAAAAGCTGA
- a CDS encoding ATP-binding protein, with product MNDINEPKLLEMKLRPIWDEIERAREECRSFLERLGSTDETSDALCMITSEILENAIKYGYFTNENQEFTFKIEAGKDGVLVQAWSPLPSAGIVENLRRLDSIVQWIRSFQSPFQAYLERLKLVAGQPLENNESGLGLIRIAYEGEAILDFYVNEDNILYVSALQPKLYREQVVAE from the coding sequence ATGAACGATATCAATGAGCCTAAATTACTTGAGATGAAACTTCGTCCGATTTGGGACGAGATAGAACGGGCTCGAGAAGAATGTCGCAGTTTTTTGGAGAGGTTAGGGTCGACTGATGAAACCTCCGATGCACTTTGTATGATCACGTCCGAAATTCTTGAGAACGCAATTAAATACGGTTATTTCACCAACGAAAATCAGGAATTTACATTTAAGATAGAAGCAGGTAAGGATGGGGTGCTTGTCCAAGCATGGAGCCCTCTCCCTTCTGCCGGGATCGTCGAGAATCTACGACGATTAGATTCCATCGTTCAATGGATCAGAAGTTTTCAATCTCCTTTCCAAGCATATCTAGAGAGATTAAAACTAGTAGCAGGTCAGCCTTTAGAAAATAATGAAAGCGGTTTGGGACTCATTCGTATCGCTTACGAAGGAGAAGCGATCTTGGATTTCTATGTGAATGAAGACAATATTCTCTATGTATCGGCTCTACAACCGAAATTATACAGGGAACAGGTGGTTGCAGAATGA
- a CDS encoding adenylate/guanylate cyclase domain-containing protein: MAANGAVSYTSRILIVEDERIVARDIQIILQKFGYTSVGIAANGEKAIQMARATRPDLVLMDIVLGTGFIDGVEAVVKLKELLDVPVIYITSHSDEASLRRARVTEPYAYILKPIDVRELQITIEMCLYKHKMEKRFRENAAWLNTTLSSIGDGVIATDSIYRVKFLNSVAEKLLGVEEENARGRIVDEVMNLSDAKGSVTKNIVQEAAKNRIPSVFEDVMLSGLNGKNTPVICTVAPIHNNSGNSQGCVFTLRDISELYAKSMELSKRVEDVEHAKRLLERYFPENLVDYLVDHRRQAELEGKNVRATMLFCDIRNSTGIAELLGPNEFAEFLSELFTGLMDLAYANGGSVNKLLGDGLLITFGCPFPEEDDTLNCVRLALQIREYLRAFNSNRNPKLTSSVAMGIGISTGHVFAGNIGSSRHMEYTVLGDAVNTASRLEALTKTTGHDILLDSFTTSCVKGEINIERIGEFQIRGKKEPQEVFFPIGML, translated from the coding sequence ATGGCGGCGAATGGAGCTGTATCTTACACTTCGCGGATCCTTATCGTGGAAGATGAGAGAATTGTCGCGCGAGATATCCAGATCATTCTTCAGAAGTTTGGTTATACTTCCGTTGGAATAGCAGCTAATGGAGAGAAGGCCATACAAATGGCCAGAGCGACCAGGCCGGATCTGGTGCTAATGGATATCGTACTCGGCACTGGATTCATAGACGGGGTCGAGGCAGTAGTCAAACTTAAGGAACTTCTGGATGTTCCAGTAATCTATATAACTTCACATAGCGACGAGGCTTCCCTAAGGAGGGCTCGTGTAACTGAACCTTACGCATACATTCTAAAACCTATCGATGTCCGAGAACTCCAGATCACGATAGAAATGTGTCTTTATAAACATAAAATGGAGAAACGGTTTCGCGAGAATGCGGCTTGGTTAAATACCACCTTAAGTTCCATAGGTGACGGAGTTATCGCGACGGACTCTATTTATAGGGTGAAATTTTTGAACTCTGTTGCGGAGAAATTACTCGGAGTAGAGGAGGAAAACGCGCGAGGTAGGATAGTAGATGAGGTGATGAACCTAAGTGATGCAAAAGGTTCCGTCACTAAAAATATAGTTCAGGAAGCTGCCAAAAATAGGATTCCTTCCGTTTTCGAGGACGTTATGCTCTCTGGATTGAATGGTAAAAATACTCCGGTTATCTGCACAGTTGCTCCCATTCATAATAACTCCGGAAATTCTCAAGGATGTGTTTTTACACTGAGGGATATCAGCGAGTTGTACGCCAAATCCATGGAGCTAAGTAAAAGGGTCGAGGACGTAGAGCACGCAAAACGTCTTCTGGAACGTTATTTCCCGGAGAATCTTGTGGATTACCTTGTGGACCATAGACGTCAGGCGGAATTGGAAGGTAAGAATGTACGCGCCACAATGTTGTTTTGCGATATCAGAAATTCCACTGGAATAGCTGAACTTTTGGGACCGAACGAGTTCGCGGAATTTCTAAGCGAATTATTCACAGGCTTAATGGATCTCGCATATGCAAACGGAGGTTCAGTGAACAAACTCTTGGGTGACGGACTTTTGATCACTTTCGGTTGTCCTTTCCCGGAAGAGGACGATACTCTTAATTGTGTTCGCTTAGCCTTACAAATTCGCGAGTATCTCAGAGCGTTTAATTCGAATCGGAATCCAAAGCTAACTTCTTCCGTGGCAATGGGGATCGGAATCTCCACTGGGCATGTATTTGCGGGAAACATCGGTTCCTCTCGCCACATGGAATACACCGTCCTTGGAGATGCGGTCAATACTGCGAGTAGGCTTGAAGCACTAACTAAAACAACAGGACATGATATTCTTTTGGATTCTTTTACAACTAGCTGCGTTAAGGGGGAGATCAATATCGAAAGGATTGGCGAGTTTCAGATCAGGGGAAAAAAGGAACCGCAGGAAGTCTTTTTTCCAATCGGTATGTTATGA
- a CDS encoding pirin family protein has protein sequence MKKILFTQRANTPHWVGDGFPARSIFSYNDIGKDISPFLLMDYLGPTEFPPSRSSHRRGVGEHPHRGFETVSIIYSGEVKHRDSSGGGGVIQAGDVQWMTAGSGLVHEEFHGKEISEKGGEFHGVQLWVNLPKEHKMTKPKYQSIKKESIPTIQLPNGAGNVRVIAGDFNGIKGPASTFTPINLWDIHLKADQLVEFKVPADQTAVVFVANGSVAINEDELIEDVEIAVLEKKNDTFTLKATQDAKLLFLGGATINEPIFGYGPFVMNTSAEIAEALKDYENGKMGVLDKLEGSE, from the coding sequence ATGAAAAAGATATTATTTACTCAGCGAGCGAATACGCCGCATTGGGTAGGAGACGGTTTTCCAGCAAGGTCCATTTTTAGCTACAACGACATCGGCAAGGATATCTCTCCATTTTTACTCATGGATTATTTAGGCCCTACCGAATTTCCTCCATCTAGATCAAGTCATCGTAGAGGTGTTGGAGAACACCCTCACCGGGGCTTTGAGACAGTTTCAATCATCTACTCGGGAGAAGTAAAACACAGAGATTCCTCTGGTGGCGGAGGCGTAATTCAAGCTGGTGATGTTCAATGGATGACAGCAGGTTCCGGATTGGTCCATGAAGAGTTTCATGGAAAGGAAATCTCCGAAAAAGGGGGCGAATTTCACGGCGTTCAGCTTTGGGTTAACTTGCCTAAAGAACATAAAATGACCAAACCCAAATACCAATCGATCAAGAAGGAAAGTATTCCTACGATTCAACTCCCAAATGGAGCTGGAAATGTTAGAGTAATCGCCGGAGATTTTAACGGAATAAAGGGCCCTGCATCGACTTTTACTCCGATCAATTTGTGGGACATTCATCTTAAGGCCGATCAACTAGTTGAGTTTAAGGTTCCTGCCGATCAAACAGCTGTAGTTTTCGTGGCTAATGGATCGGTGGCAATCAACGAGGATGAGTTAATTGAAGATGTAGAAATTGCAGTTTTAGAAAAAAAGAATGATACTTTTACTCTTAAAGCTACCCAAGATGCGAAACTTTTGTTTTTGGGAGGTGCAACTATCAACGAACCGATTTTTGGATACGGACCGTTTGTAATGAACACTTCAGCTGAAATTGCAGAAGCTTTAAAAGATTATGAAAATGGAAAAATGGGCGTCCTAGACAAACTTGAGGGTTCGGAATAA
- a CDS encoding class I SAM-dependent methyltransferase: MIAEGSIIGVLRSNGSVTTVQVYGHTRYSLQIRLAKVPSFAVPFVADGFVIELDGKKIELGRCRMLPIESGASAPEYRVLLLDETIDVGDLIGKGRLTVYDTGLFNLQLILNQKEKVSHRFKEYSANLTFELNVYKQFFDDLDRKFRKEPGPVQDHLHQMILDREGIAFTEFFEDKVRELDEQTKNFSKDENEAHGFFFRRQVWDFILQSAFMLRTNLKPRGYAGDYEMMRMVYENQPFGKTIFSRLLHSYPLRIPAADAVRNRRKMISDEIRDEMYRHYDSEFRIMSVACGPAEEIGDAFEEVTEMENVHFTLLDQDMEALRMAMDNVERLEKEKGFSINVNYINDSVRSMLRIRNLAKEWGHFDFIYSMGLFDYLTPPVAKAVLARLFELLRPGGRLIVGNFHVRNPDKAFMEYWLDWVLYHRTEEEMLALTENLPAHYNRIFFEGTGCQMFMELRAPDR; the protein is encoded by the coding sequence ATGATTGCGGAAGGAAGCATAATCGGCGTACTTCGATCGAACGGAAGCGTTACGACCGTTCAAGTATACGGTCATACACGTTATTCGCTACAGATCCGACTTGCCAAGGTCCCCTCGTTTGCGGTCCCGTTCGTTGCGGACGGATTCGTTATAGAGCTAGACGGGAAAAAAATAGAACTGGGCAGATGTAGGATGCTTCCTATAGAGAGCGGCGCTTCTGCACCGGAATATAGAGTTCTGCTCTTGGATGAGACTATCGACGTAGGAGATCTGATTGGGAAAGGTAGACTAACTGTTTATGATACTGGGTTATTTAATCTCCAGCTTATACTCAATCAAAAAGAAAAAGTAAGCCATCGTTTTAAGGAATACAGTGCTAATCTCACTTTCGAATTGAATGTGTATAAACAATTCTTTGACGATCTAGATCGGAAATTCAGAAAAGAACCCGGACCCGTTCAGGATCATTTACATCAGATGATCTTAGATCGTGAAGGAATCGCGTTCACTGAATTTTTCGAGGACAAGGTCAGGGAATTGGATGAACAAACTAAAAATTTCTCCAAGGACGAGAACGAGGCTCACGGTTTCTTCTTTCGAAGACAGGTTTGGGATTTCATTCTTCAATCAGCTTTTATGCTCCGGACCAATTTAAAACCTAGAGGATACGCTGGCGATTATGAGATGATGCGAATGGTTTACGAGAACCAACCTTTTGGAAAGACCATTTTTTCCAGATTATTGCATAGTTATCCTTTGCGAATTCCAGCAGCCGATGCGGTGCGAAATCGAAGGAAGATGATCTCGGATGAGATCCGAGACGAGATGTACCGTCATTATGATTCCGAGTTTCGTATAATGTCCGTCGCATGCGGGCCAGCGGAAGAAATTGGAGATGCGTTTGAAGAAGTGACTGAGATGGAAAATGTCCATTTTACTTTATTGGATCAGGATATGGAAGCCCTTCGCATGGCGATGGACAATGTGGAAAGATTGGAGAAGGAGAAGGGATTCTCAATTAACGTTAATTACATAAACGACTCAGTTCGTTCTATGCTTCGCATCCGGAATCTCGCAAAAGAATGGGGACATTTCGATTTCATTTATTCGATGGGATTATTCGACTATCTGACTCCACCCGTAGCTAAGGCGGTGCTTGCCAGATTATTCGAGTTATTAAGGCCAGGGGGAAGATTGATTGTAGGAAATTTCCATGTTCGAAATCCGGATAAAGCATTTATGGAATATTGGCTGGATTGGGTTCTTTATCATCGAACAGAAGAAGAGATGCTGGCACTGACGGAAAACCTTCCGGCACACTATAATCGTATCTTCTTCGAAGGAACAGGATGCCAGATGTTTATGGAGCTCCGAGCACCCGATAGGTAA
- a CDS encoding PilZ domain-containing protein — MEKTSSNQIDKSYEKLLPKEEVFIPTYSCFYKIHSVNKAESSAKASLGDISKYGTRIICEERISGETILGSVLDMSIFTDVLQYNRKLSGVIRWEKRSEKGWEYGIQFDEPIHLDLFRAIHDSLTGIKVRVESGEPKTPHQKALSIVFQTKEKIQSIQPLLSQLESSLNDHEYAVGYNLKEEIYKSVFLLLSPIYNFLKEKTNELYHELDPTEINYNFSYLREELQCYLFLDPFVKRATTKPLGYAGDFEMMDAIYRDTNEGTNLLGKSLHKCTLNLKSAQAVFHRQNFFYRTILDRLKKKEDRLCVLSVACGPAREMVTLINDADQSTLDKLTIYLLDQDPRAITEAKHGIRIALLKNRKQVDFHCLNVEIARFAANPGKFVQHTGIDMIYSAGLFDYIKMKTAQKICTHLYSILNPTGEIFLGNFSNASDEIGIMEVMDWSLIYRSDSELLKFADTIQGPKTTGIIDDVLPQKFFYLLKSADSKN; from the coding sequence ATGGAAAAAACCTCATCAAATCAAATTGACAAAAGTTACGAAAAACTTCTTCCTAAGGAGGAGGTTTTTATTCCAACATATAGCTGTTTCTACAAAATTCATTCCGTTAATAAGGCGGAAAGTTCAGCAAAAGCTTCGTTGGGAGATATCTCCAAATATGGGACCAGAATAATCTGCGAAGAACGTATCTCCGGAGAAACCATACTCGGTTCTGTTTTAGATATGAGTATCTTTACCGATGTCCTACAATACAATCGTAAACTAAGCGGAGTGATCCGTTGGGAAAAAAGATCGGAAAAAGGTTGGGAATACGGGATCCAGTTCGATGAACCGATCCATTTAGATCTGTTTAGGGCGATCCATGATTCGCTAACCGGGATTAAGGTACGTGTAGAATCTGGAGAACCAAAAACTCCCCATCAGAAAGCGTTATCCATAGTATTTCAGACAAAGGAAAAAATCCAAAGTATCCAACCTTTATTATCCCAACTCGAATCCAGCTTAAACGATCATGAATACGCGGTAGGATATAATCTGAAAGAGGAAATATATAAATCTGTATTTCTACTTTTGAGCCCAATTTATAATTTTCTAAAGGAAAAAACGAACGAACTCTATCACGAGCTGGATCCGACCGAGATCAATTACAACTTCTCTTATCTTAGGGAAGAACTACAATGTTATCTTTTTCTGGATCCTTTCGTAAAAAGAGCTACGACAAAACCTTTAGGCTATGCGGGTGATTTCGAGATGATGGACGCAATTTATCGAGATACAAATGAAGGGACCAATCTTTTGGGAAAAAGTCTTCATAAATGTACCTTAAATCTCAAATCCGCACAAGCGGTGTTTCATAGGCAGAACTTCTTTTATAGAACGATCCTGGACAGATTAAAGAAAAAAGAAGATAGACTCTGTGTTCTATCTGTTGCCTGCGGTCCCGCGAGAGAAATGGTTACTCTTATAAACGATGCGGATCAAAGCACATTGGATAAGCTAACGATCTATTTATTGGACCAGGATCCGAGAGCGATCACCGAAGCCAAACACGGCATCCGAATTGCTTTATTAAAAAATCGTAAACAAGTCGATTTCCATTGTCTAAACGTCGAAATCGCAAGATTCGCCGCGAATCCGGGGAAATTTGTCCAGCACACTGGGATCGATATGATCTATTCGGCAGGACTATTCGATTATATTAAAATGAAAACGGCACAGAAGATTTGTACTCATCTGTATTCTATCCTAAACCCCACGGGAGAGATCTTTTTAGGAAATTTCTCTAATGCATCCGACGAGATTGGCATAATGGAAGTTATGGATTGGAGTTTAATCTATAGAAGCGACTCGGAACTTCTGAAGTTTGCTGATACAATCCAAGGTCCCAAAACGACTGGAATTATCGACGATGTACTTCCTCAGAAGTTTTTCTATCTGCTGAAATCCGCCGATTCTAAAAATTAA
- a CDS encoding PP2C family protein-serine/threonine phosphatase, with protein MIHQEQSFRRFVWALEKKWIQTVCILGFTLVPIFGGLDYFIIPKEYLDENLGYFLSLRAFASVFVLIQYVILRFSKPNAWNTVHAFVFTFVVGGIITLMTARLGGFESSYYAGLNLVLIAVNLFLPWNAVKGALNSGIILVQYIVVNLIFDNDYKLISIINNLYFLAGTMIISVTIAHFKFNLTKSEFEKMDVISTLKSQQDGDYFLTSLVLQPLSLNLSKSDIVPVEFFTSQKKKFTFKNWTQEIGGDISVSNVITLKGRRYVVFVNADAMGKSLQGAGGAIVFGAVFHAMIQRTKMLEANQNQYPERWLRNAVIELQKTFESFDGAMMISLVIGLVDEESGLVYYINAEHPFPVLYRDGRASFIDSQMYFRKIGMLEIKSRFFVSLFQLQPGDKLILGSDGREDLMVFDPSIGGKSMVEDENFFLHIVEQGKGELKGIVLALKDSGDIIDDLSLVKISFDPANRNVESENSLRNSFQNSENGTYTNGRKPTEDLETLKDLISSSSKNGDIEESIRVAMRLVDVYPGESNYFYFLAKTFNRHRDYKESVEQGERFRYRQPDHVNNLLVLSDSYRRLGNRRRAELLLNEVFSFEPQNQTAINLLGKLKNHNGKNLIKSN; from the coding sequence ATGATTCATCAAGAGCAAAGTTTCAGGCGATTCGTCTGGGCACTCGAAAAAAAATGGATCCAAACCGTCTGCATCTTAGGTTTCACCTTGGTTCCTATATTCGGAGGTTTGGATTATTTTATCATTCCGAAAGAATATTTGGACGAGAACCTCGGCTATTTTTTATCGTTGAGAGCCTTCGCTTCCGTTTTCGTATTGATTCAATATGTAATATTACGTTTTTCCAAACCAAACGCTTGGAACACTGTGCACGCGTTTGTCTTTACCTTCGTTGTCGGAGGAATTATTACCTTAATGACCGCACGTTTAGGAGGATTCGAGTCCTCTTACTACGCAGGATTAAACCTGGTTTTGATCGCAGTGAACCTATTCCTACCATGGAACGCCGTTAAAGGAGCATTAAACAGCGGAATCATCCTGGTTCAATATATTGTAGTGAATCTAATCTTCGACAATGACTACAAATTGATTTCGATTATCAATAACTTGTATTTTTTGGCCGGAACCATGATCATTTCTGTCACTATCGCTCATTTCAAATTTAATCTTACTAAATCCGAATTTGAGAAGATGGATGTAATCAGCACCTTAAAGTCTCAGCAAGACGGAGATTATTTTCTCACTTCTCTCGTATTGCAGCCCTTAAGCTTGAATCTTTCCAAAAGTGATATCGTTCCTGTGGAATTCTTCACTAGCCAAAAGAAAAAATTTACGTTTAAAAATTGGACCCAAGAGATCGGCGGAGATATCAGCGTTTCGAACGTTATAACGCTTAAGGGAAGAAGATACGTTGTTTTCGTAAACGCGGATGCTATGGGGAAATCCCTGCAAGGCGCGGGCGGAGCAATTGTTTTCGGCGCGGTATTCCATGCGATGATCCAAAGGACAAAAATGTTGGAAGCGAATCAAAACCAATATCCGGAACGTTGGTTAAGGAACGCGGTCATCGAATTACAAAAGACCTTCGAAAGTTTCGACGGAGCAATGATGATCTCCCTCGTGATCGGGCTCGTAGACGAAGAATCTGGTCTGGTATATTATATAAACGCAGAACATCCTTTTCCGGTATTATATCGGGACGGAAGAGCATCCTTTATAGATTCACAGATGTATTTCAGAAAAATCGGAATGCTGGAGATCAAAAGTAGGTTCTTCGTTAGCTTATTCCAACTGCAACCAGGGGATAAACTGATCCTTGGCTCCGATGGAAGAGAAGACTTGATGGTGTTCGACCCATCCATCGGTGGTAAAAGTATGGTAGAAGACGAAAACTTTTTCCTTCATATCGTTGAACAAGGAAAAGGCGAATTAAAAGGAATAGTCTTAGCCTTAAAGGATTCGGGGGATATAATCGACGATCTTTCTTTGGTGAAAATTTCCTTTGATCCGGCAAACCGAAACGTCGAGTCGGAAAATTCTTTAAGAAATTCGTTTCAAAATTCCGAAAACGGAACATATACCAACGGTCGTAAGCCTACCGAAGATTTAGAAACTCTAAAGGATTTGATATCTTCTTCTTCCAAAAACGGAGATATAGAAGAGTCCATTCGAGTCGCAATGAGGTTGGTAGACGTTTACCCAGGCGAAAGTAATTATTTTTACTTCCTCGCCAAAACTTTCAACAGACATAGAGACTACAAAGAATCTGTGGAACAAGGGGAACGTTTTCGTTACCGTCAACCGGATCATGTGAATAATCTTCTTGTACTTTCCGATTCTTATCGCCGCCTCGGAAACAGAAGAAGGGCAGAACTTCTTCTTAATGAAGTTTTTTCTTTCGAACCCCAAAACCAAACAGCAATAAATCTTTTAGGTAAATTAAAAAATCATAATGGAAAAAACCTCATCAAATCAAATTGA
- a CDS encoding Kelch repeat-containing protein, whose amino-acid sequence MKLSRKIVYSIFFILFLTGCSNGGGGSSSLALLALLSGSSELPAEWTWVSGRAFDTLGGGYGIGVYGTKGVTDPANFPGGRQDAMQWVDSSNNLWLFGGTGRDPGTGFGRLNDLWKFDGTNWTWVKGSNTVNSAGAYGTKGVAAPGNDPGARVSGTTWVDSSGNLWLFGGCGNINSGDCYSDLWKFDGTNWTWVAGPNTKNTNGVYGTKCVANSANFPGGRQGAAGWIDSSGTVWIFGANAGLEESFGTPSTLNDLWKFDGSNWTWVAGLKTIGGPGDGNRGTINVPSASNLPSSRGKSISWVDSSDNLWLFGGSSYDGEWNDLWKFDGTNWTWKGGSSTANETGVYGKQNIASSNNIIGSRSNGAGGKLPNGKIWIFGGFGVDSAGNSGQLNDLWIFDGKKWTWKGGTNLVTQAGNFGPKGKAGTDYYPGGRNGSSGWADSKGNIWIFGGQGIDANGNNEFQNDLWKVRP is encoded by the coding sequence ATGAAACTAAGTCGAAAAATAGTATATTCTATTTTCTTTATATTATTCTTAACCGGTTGTTCTAATGGAGGCGGCGGTAGTAGCTCTCTTGCTTTATTAGCCCTACTAAGCGGATCTTCCGAGTTGCCTGCAGAATGGACTTGGGTCAGTGGTCGGGCCTTTGATACGTTAGGAGGCGGATACGGCATAGGCGTATATGGAACAAAAGGAGTTACAGATCCTGCAAATTTTCCCGGTGGACGCCAAGACGCAATGCAATGGGTAGATTCCTCGAACAATCTCTGGTTATTCGGAGGAACCGGCAGAGATCCAGGTACAGGTTTTGGAAGATTAAACGATCTCTGGAAATTCGACGGCACCAATTGGACTTGGGTGAAAGGATCCAATACTGTTAATTCTGCTGGGGCTTATGGAACAAAAGGTGTAGCCGCTCCCGGGAATGATCCAGGAGCAAGGGTTAGCGGAACTACTTGGGTAGATTCGTCTGGAAACCTATGGCTATTCGGAGGTTGCGGGAATATTAACAGCGGGGATTGTTATAGCGATCTTTGGAAATTTGATGGAACTAATTGGACCTGGGTAGCGGGACCAAATACCAAAAATACAAACGGAGTTTATGGCACTAAATGTGTAGCGAACTCAGCCAATTTTCCAGGAGGGCGACAAGGAGCGGCGGGATGGATAGATTCATCCGGTACTGTATGGATATTCGGGGCAAATGCTGGCTTAGAGGAATCCTTTGGCACTCCATCAACCCTGAACGATCTTTGGAAATTTGACGGAAGCAATTGGACTTGGGTAGCTGGGCTAAAAACAATAGGAGGACCAGGAGATGGGAACCGTGGAACAATCAATGTTCCTTCTGCTAGTAATCTTCCCTCCTCTCGGGGCAAGTCCATATCTTGGGTAGACTCTTCCGATAATCTATGGTTATTCGGCGGTTCTAGTTACGATGGGGAGTGGAACGATCTTTGGAAATTTGACGGAACCAATTGGACCTGGAAAGGGGGTTCCAGCACTGCCAACGAGACTGGTGTTTATGGTAAGCAAAATATCGCTAGTTCGAATAATATCATAGGATCCAGAAGTAACGGTGCAGGAGGAAAACTTCCGAATGGTAAGATCTGGATTTTCGGAGGATTCGGAGTTGATTCTGCCGGCAACTCAGGACAGTTAAACGATCTTTGGATTTTTGATGGGAAAAAGTGGACTTGGAAAGGAGGAACGAATCTCGTTACCCAAGCAGGCAATTTCGGACCCAAAGGAAAGGCAGGGACAGATTATTATCCTGGAGGTCGCAATGGATCAAGCGGATGGGCCGACTCTAAGGGGAATATCTGGATCTTCGGTGGACAAGGCATTGATGCAAACGGAAATAATGAATTCCAAAACGACCTATGGAAGGTCCGTCCTTAA